In the Setaria italica strain Yugu1 chromosome VI, Setaria_italica_v2.0, whole genome shotgun sequence genome, one interval contains:
- the LOC111257678 gene encoding uncharacterized protein LOC111257678, whose protein sequence is MHQQSAGPDLVAGGSHTPPTNHLDGPQECPQHASGQCEDVAACGSDTTPMSHLDKPLEGLDHVSGQNMLPLGVPQGGGNLALCGSGSPPTNQEFLKHAGGSSQSEDENTMHQESADLDLAAGGSDTPLTNHQDGPLKCPQHASGQCEDEDTMDQQVSGRDVAACESDIPPMSQLDKPLEGLDHVSSQRKDKNSMPRQSLDPVVAGYDNGPVGVQRKDIIKETGGKKRSREEDENGESTVVDHDGCLTSLATSTLAGGNGSEQENLGLLYNLEDHSHGLGEISLLARRNHGHTGCAMVKAASADQILHLVWSP, encoded by the coding sequence ATGCATCAACAAAGTGCAGGTCCTGATTTAGTAGCAGGTGGCTCTCACACACCACCAACGAACCATCTGGATGGACCGCAGGAGTGTCCTCAGCATGCCTCCGGCCAGTGTGAAGATGTAGCAGCATGTGGCAGTGATACCACACCAATGAGCCACCTGGATAAACCTCTCGAAGGTCTTGATCATGTTTCCGGTCAGAACATGTTGCCTCTTGGGGTGCCTCAAGGAGGTGGCAATCTTGCTTTATGTGGCAGTGGTAGCCCACCAACGAATCAGGAATTTCTCAAGCATGCTGGTGGCAGCAGTCAGTCTGAAGATGAAAATACCATGCATCAAGAAAGTGCAGATCTTGATTTAGCAGCAGGTGGCTCTGACACACCACTGACGAATCATCAGGATGGACCGCTGAAGTGTCCTCAGCATGCCTCCGGTCAGTGTGAAGATGAGGACACCATGGACCAACAAGTTTCAGGTCGTGATGTAGCAGCTTGTGAGAGTGATATCCCACCAATGAGCCAGCTGGATAAACCACTTGAAGGTCTTGATCATGTTTCCAGTCAGAGAAAAGATAAAAATAGCATGCCTCGACAAAGTTTAGATCCTGTTGTAGCAGGATACGACAATGGTCCTGTTGGGGTTCAACGAAAAGACATAATTAAGGAGACAGGAGGAAAGAAACGCTCTAGGGAGGAAGATGAAAACGGTGAAAGCACTGTTGTAGATCATGATGGCTGCCTCACCTCGCTTGCTACCTCCACACTTGCTGGGGGTAACGGAAGTGAGCAAGAAAATTTGGGATTGCTTTATAATCTTGAAGATCATTCACATGGTTTGGGGGAAATCTCTCTTTTGGCCAGAAGGAACCATGGACACACAGGGTGTGCAATGGTGAAAGCAGCATCGGCGGATCAGATATTGCATCTTGTTTGGAGTCCATAG
- the LOC101771389 gene encoding uncharacterized protein LOC101771389, with amino-acid sequence MSMLDAFFKGGGGGFRGAKCKTLLKLTIPRIKLLRNRRELQLRQMRRDIAKLLEAGQEATARIRVEHIIREENMMAAQEILELFCELVAVRLPVIEAKKECPIDLKEAISSICFAAPRCADLPELMQVQMMFATKYGKEFVAAASELMPDCGVNRQIIELLSIRPPPVDAKLKLLKEIAEEHEVDWDPSETETEFLKPHEDLLNGPTYFNGSTLPLPKEKHEETLAASAAEQPDEDYESDTGLDSLDLPEVPKAAIRPPTDAPSTPDIGPHDQSSQSTPHEFSNPNLPSVPKAAVCPPPDVPSTHDIGPHAQTSQSIPHEFSNPTDLEENPTADGIFKIQMKSLEHLISGPSAQSSMPDLPNEKKQFIPFASPPPVVATSSMEKNESIPSPSPSPVNPVEPEIFTKKIDEVPPTDYMFSKQPEQVHTISPTGSGAEIDLDDVLSAAQAAAESAERAASAARAAANLAQLRIADLKKNTRSYSDGVPQESHHQTEPTQKPVFDHQDSFTNNTQDYVPSHVPQRSPSLEDDPYFSYPNLFSPPKP; translated from the exons ATGTCGATGCTGGACGCCTTCttcaagggcggcggcggcggcttccgcgGCGCCAAGTG CAAGACGCTGCTGAAGCTGACGATCCCGCGGATCAAGCTGCTGCGGAACCGGCGGGAGCTGCAGCTGCGCCAGATGCGGAGGGACATCGCCAAGCTCCTCGAGGCGGGGCAGGAGGCCACCGCGCGGATCAGG gtggAGCACATCATCCGGGAGGAGAACATGATGGCCGCACAGGAGATCCTCGAGCTCTTCTGCGAGCTCGTCGCCGTCCGCCTGCCCGTCATCGAGGCCAAAAA GGAGTGTCCTATTGATCTCAAAGAAGCAATATCCAGTATCTGTTTTGCTGCTCCAAGGTGTGCAGATCTTCCTGAACTGATGCAAGTTCAAATGATGTTTGCTACTAAATATGGGAAGGAGTTTGTTGCTGCAGCTTCAGAGCTGATGCCAGATTGTGGGGTCAATCGGCAG ATAATTGAGCTTCTTTCTATCCGTCCTCCTCCTGTTGATGCAAAGTTGAAACTGCTGAAGGAGATCGCTGAGGAGCATGAAGTTGATTGGGATCCATCAGAGACGGAAACAGAATTTCTCAAACCTCATGAAGACCTATTG AATGGACCAACCTACTTCAATGGTTCCACGTTACCTCTTCCTAAGGAGAAACATGAGGAAACACTAGCTGCAAGTGCTGCAGAGCAGCCTGATGAAGATTATGAGTCAGATACTGGTCTCGATTCACTGGATTTGCCTGAAGTCCCGAAAGCTGCTATTCGTCCACCTACTGATGCCCCATCAACCCCAGATATTGGTCCACatgatcaaagctctcaatcaaCTCCTCATGAATTCTCAAATCCCAATTTGCCTTCAGTCCCAAAAGCTGCAGTTTGTCCACCTCCTGACGTACCATCAACCCATGATATTGGTCCACATGCTCAAACCTCCCAGTCAATTCCTCATGAATTCTCAAATCCTACCGACTTGGAGGAGAATCCAACAGCTGATGGTATTTTTAAGATTCAAATGAAAAGTTTGGAACATCTTATTTCTGGACCATCTGCTCAGTCAAGCATGCCAGATTTGCCAAATGAAAAGAAGCaatttattccttttgcctcaccACCGCCAGTTGTTGCTACTTCTTCGATGGAGAAAAACGAGTCAATCCCCTCACCTTCTCCATCTCCAGTGAATCCAGTAGAACCAGAAATCTTCACAAAGAAAATTGATGAAGTGCCTCCTACTGATTATATGTTCTCAAAACAACCAGAACAGGTGCACACAATCTCACCTACTGGGAGTGGGGCAGAAATAGACTTGGATGATGTATTATCTGCTGCTCAGGCAGCAGCAGAATCAGCAGAGCGAGCTGCATCAGCGGCCCGTGCTGCTGCAAACCTCGCGCAGCTGCGCATTGCAGATCTAAAGAAGAATACTAGGTCCTACAGTGATGGTGTCCCACAGGAAAGCCATCATCAGACCGAGCCAACACAGAAACCAGTATTTGATCACCAGGACTCCTTTACCAACAATACACAGGACTATGTGCCTTCCCATGTACCACAGAGGTCACCATCTTTGGAAGATGACCCATATTTCTCCTACCCCAACCTGTTCTCTCCACCAAAACCATGA